DNA from Macadamia integrifolia cultivar HAES 741 chromosome 12, SCU_Mint_v3, whole genome shotgun sequence:
TAGTATTTGATTGTCAGATGTTCAGACTTGTAGATCTTCTATTTAAATCTATAAATTTGCCATTTTTATTTCGAATTCCTTTTTCTGTTTTAGTAGCTGTGATTAGATTGTAAGCTTCAACAGAGACAACACATTCAAGTGTCTAGATTTCTTATGAAGGTCATCTAGAAATCTTCATAGCTGAAAATCTGAAGATTTCAGTATTGTTTCCTTTTGGACATCTACTTGCTTGCTGGCATAACCACAGGCTTTGCTTGATTTGTGCTAATGAATCATGGTTGCCATTGATGAAAACACCAGGCATGAGCCATAAACAACATTTGCGCACCAGGATGCTTTTGTACCTGGGTTGGTTGTGGTGAGGAAGAATACGCCTAAATGCTAATAATCTGAGTTATAAATCTATAATGTCACCAATGGGTAAAcatgtttttattctttaatcaTGTGTGGTTATCAGAAAATTATTTGTATGACTAGTTATGTTTCAGGATTGAAAATGCgcttctttgattttgatgacttTATCTTCCTATCTCTATGgcttgtttggttgtaaggggaattaaaaggaagggaagtgaaattttcatacttaaaaaagaaatatatgtaatcattacccatgtgactttaacattaacttcaaatcattccaaatttggttataaaatttcactttactttgcatccaaaaccctttgctataatatgtaaaataaaaattgcgtgtaaaatatatcattactaaatatggttaaaaattaagtagtttatacaatcatatggggtaatgattttaaacatttatttttaaagtatgaaaatttcacttcccttccctttaaattcccattgcaaccaaacggagcctaactGTGTAAATGTGTTTCTGTCTGAAGCTTGGTTGTAAAGATACCAGAGGGTTAGTAGGAGACTTTCTCACCAATCTAttcctctctctttcaactCTATACCTCTAAGGAAATcactctttatttattttcttatcttatCTCATCTCTTCCATATCTCTCATACACCTTGTTTACCACCAAAACAGAGCTGAGGCTTTTTTGTTGCTGCTGCTTAATGGAATTGAGTAGCTCTGTTATGCTTGATTCTTGTTATTTTGATTGACAATGGTTTCTGTGCTCATAAACACTTTTTGCCAAGGATGACAACATTAGGCATGAACCTCAACAACATATGCGCACCAAGGTATATTCATACCTGGGTTGTTGGTGGTGAGGAAGAATGTGCCAAAATGCTAATCTGAGGCTTAAGTATCACTATATTTAAATATTAGCATGTTTTTATTCTTTCCCTCTGGTTGAAAcaccccccaaccccaaccccaaaagaaaagaaaaaaagggaaaggaaaaaaactcTTTAGCTATGAATCTTGCTGGgaggttttttatttatttataaacatGGTTCATCTTATGATGGAAAAATGCTGTTATTGTTATGGTTTTTGTACTTTTACATACACTAAATGGAACTTCCCCACCTGAATTTTGGCTTTTCTAATCTGATATTCTTGTTGGAGCATTGTTGGATTTATAAACATGGTTCATCTGTCTAATCCTGATTCTTGGTTGATACTGTATCACTGGGTAataaggtaagaaaaaaaaaaagatttttttttttattgacaacCAGTGGTATTTATGTCCTAACCAGGCCGATCAGGATCGGATTGGTATCGGAATTTCTGATCCTATGACCATTCCAGTATCTTAAACCATGGTCTTGGATGAGGTTTTTAGACAAGTCCTGTTCTAACTATTATTCGTCTCTCCTCTATGTAGAGAGAGTTGGAGGCTTGTACATCAATAGAGATGGGGTAAATCTAAATAGTTCTATTTATCCCATTTTAGTCCTGTGTGAAGTTATCTTTTGTCATTGAGGTAAGGGTATTTTCTGGATGTAGAGATGTATTGGGTCGGGTCATGACCCGTACCCAGGAAGAGAAGTGAAGTCTGTGAATGAAATTCTTATATAACTGTAACCATTCTGAATCTacatacagaaaaaaaaaaaaagcatagcTTTCTGTCTGTatccattttacccttattactATTTTATAATGGGTTCTGTTTCCTACTGAAATAGGAGTGTATTAGGAAATTACAAAATCTGCCAGGTTCCCAGGAGGAGGAAAGTAGGAACCCTGCTTTATAATATATTGCTGAATTACTCCATACAGCTGCATCCATTAGCAGGGCTATCATATTAATTTTGTTCTCTTTGTGTCACCGGGCTTGAtggagacatcaaggtgtacagacgcaagaagaaaaagaaacagccatctttgtggctggaagaatagaaagaagaggaagaaagaagaagaagaaaaaggaggaagaaaaggaggctcGATCTAGCCTTCCCAACACTGGATCgaatccctctctctttccagaTCTCAGcaaatcttgtgggccccattatttgttagtttagtagtttatttttagaatatttttttccttgttagtcttttaattaattaggaaactactttactagttgttagtttttaggaagtcattatttactttccaattggattttttattttatttttagtaactaagttTATCAATTATGTAATGGCCTAGGCCACGATGGAATCaatgaaaaattattgaaagcAGCCTATGAGCAAACCTCCCCACCCCCTCTCACGATTCTTTCCCTCTCGTTAATCCCTCTCTTTTCCCCCTCTCGgttcctctctttctcgcctcctttctttttcttggtttttttccctctccctctttctctcgaCTGTCTTAATAGTGCaacctctctattttttttttctggtattaTTGTTGAAGACAGGTGCTCTTCCCTCAAGCAGCGAAGGATCGATCAAAGTACCATTGTCTTCCTACACTATTGTTAGGGACACTGCTGCCTCTTCTTCAAGCAATCGAAGACTGACTGTTGCACTTTATTTTCTGTACTATTGTCAATAAATGCTGTCCTCCCTTCAAGCAAACAAGAGCTGCAACAATTTCGGATGGTTTTCTTCTACAACACTTAATCTGGACAGCAATCCTCAACCTCAGTAgaccttgatttcttcttctcttctctgtttgGACAGTGGACATgtaagtaattaaattaaactcGCCACCCCCATTAATCCCCTGTTATATGTTTGCAGTCCATTATTATTGAAACCAGCCCTTGCCCCTTCATTTATGCCTATTTCAGTTACTGTTTTAAGACGTTtcttcactgttatatctccaaaacccttgctgattttctattttagttggctgctagaggacattgattgtttgtcTATCTTATTTGGTgcctagattgatttgtgctgaacttAACATTcgcatgacgtttgttcccttccccatgtcctcACTTGAAGCTTTAGTAAgttattatgtattttttcacttagattgatattgctcatggctacatgttgatttgtctttatttattgcatgttgaatcttgttttgttgagcatatctaaatcccaacctaatcccaagaccCCCTTAAGTTTGTCTTACCTTAATTGAGTCACTCTTGTAGGGACCTTAGTTTTCTAGGAAATCctctacatcatcttggtatcagagcatggttttgtctaggtttagggtaattagtTACTGCTGTCCCTcgtttacatgtcttaccttttgaggtctagtctccgtcaccatCTGTCCGTAGTCAAGTCTGAGCTAAGAGAGTGttaccatagattagaggacaccattttttttattaagttggcgggaccaaatagcattggacgctattccctccaaaagcacatacttgagagagatttctgacctcaagattgaaagggctaactacttgtctcaattggagattctgagtagaccttgagtctttggtggcaactgTACCTTGGCtacccatctccttatgtccactcgtagtggtagagcataccaggatatgtctgaccctcctagCACCTCCACCCAATCTGAGCAACTGACTGAATTCATAAAAACCGTCTAAGCCATACAAGAAACACTAGCTgcccatctccaagcccttaccgataagttggctgccttcgagacaagtgcccaaaaccctgataGACAGCAAGGCCATAAcacaactggcactgaacctaaGGGCAGGGGCCCTAACCCTGTGGAAGAAAACGAGAATAACCAGACTGATTGTTATAACTAGATAGGGGATAGCTTCCAAGGCCTAGGGCATGGTAGGAATCGAGGTAGAggtcgaggcccaccgccaagacaccaaacccaatatggagatgatgagggttatgagcatcatgataggggctttgatgtcaggcGGATGATTAacgtagatgcccctacctacaATGGttagattgatgctaggatccttctggattggatcaagcagatggataggtatttcgatttctacgatatgccagaggaagtccgctaccgatttgctaagttcaagcttattggagcgGCCCAGGACTTCTTGACAGACCTAGAGTATCAGGagccacctaggacttgagccaatcaccacctgggtagaaatgcaagagcggctcaagagggaatttttgcctatcacttataggctccaattgttgaatgaaatgaataccctgaagtaatgaaagttgactgtgaccgaatgcatgagcaagttcaatgaattgaaaattggaagtcgtattcgggaggatgttgagcagacactatccagattccttaccaGACTCAACTCCgaattcagtctcgtatggcaccccacctggtcCGAGACGTTCCACAtgccttcaggatagcccttgaggtggaatcttccatgagaacttattctcagaggaagagcttcaaAGCtagggagtcccaatttagaaaaccaccccaaggctcaacttgATTCTCAAAATCCCCTGTTGCATCAcagcgtcaatttgacaacaagggtaaaggaattttgggagaagcacccaagaggaGTGGGTAACAGTGCTTTaagtgtcgtgggtttggtcacttctcaaGAGAGTGTCCCACTAGGAATCTTTATGTCGGAGAGCAGACCcctgaagaaggtgaccaagagagTTTTCAGGACCACGAGTATGAGGGCCAtaggccagatgagaccatatttGATGAGGACAtcgaggaggccggtgacctcaagcttgGCATTGTGtgttgcatggtctcacaacctaggagtagcgatgattggcgGCGAACTAAGATTTTCATCacctacacatgtcatcagggcaagaactgccaCGTCGCCATAGGtagcgggagttgcatgaatgtggtcgccaagagcgttgttgctagaatgggcctcaaacctgaaccgcaccccaagccttactaggttgcctgggttgatcagtccaccattctcGTTAATCTGATATGTTTAGTTCCcttacactttgcaggatatgaggatcgagtgtggtgtgaggtcctagagatggatgttgcccacatcatcctaggtagaccctggttatatgactgggatgtcaccaattacgggaagtctaacacctatgtctttgagttcaaagggacgaagatcagactgacccccagtgcccttagggaagttagggttctggaacacaagggaagtacatccaaacacacccccaccaaaacactcaacattttaaatcaacaacaatttgaaggagagtgtcaagagtcaagggtgatttatgctctagttgccatacagagtaataccgataggtcacgtttattcactgaggctcctagagaagtacgATCCTTGCTGAGAAAATTCGAGAGGTTATTCCTTGaagaactacctgatgagttatcgcctatgcgtgacatccagcacgctattgacttagttctaggatcctctctcccgaacttaccccattatcgaatgaatcccaaagaacacgtcGAACTCAAACGacaagtggatgaactgttgcagaagggattcattcgggagagccttagcccgtgtgctgtACTTGCCatgctcacgccaaagaaagatggcacttggcgtatgtgtgttgatagtagggccatcaataagatcaccatcaagtataggttccctatccctaggcttgatgacatgttggatatgatggccaactcttcgatctttttaaagattgatctcaagagcggatACCACTAGATTAGGGTCAGGcttggagatgagtggaagacagccttcaagacgaaggatggcctctttgagtagttagtcatgccttttggcttgtcaaatacacctagcaccttcatgaggataatgaatcaagtgcttcaaccattcattggcaagttcctagtggtttactgtgatgacatcctcatctatagtaaggcCCCGTCTTCATACTTGGATCACGTAcaaaaggtttttcatgtgctcttacaagagaaactctatgtcaacctcaagaagtgcaccttcatgagtgatcaagttattttcctaggatttgttgtgtcaactcagggagtatctgctgaccttgagaaagtgagagctattgtagagtggcctgagccaactaataTCCATAAGgtacgaagctttcatggcctagccactttctacaggaggttcatttaccggtttagttccattatgtctcctatcaccaattgtatgaaaaaggagtttcaatggactaagagtgctacgaaggcctttaatgagattaaaaagcttatgattgaagctccagtcctgtgcctcccagatttctctaaagtcttcgaagtgaattgcgatgcatttggtattgggataggtggtgtcctaggacaagagggccaccctgttgcctattttaATGAgcagcttaatgaagctagacaacgatattccacatacgataaggaattctatgcggttgttcaatcactgcgctattggagacattaccttttaccgcaagaattcgtgctattctctgaccaccaggctctgagatacttgagtgcccaaaagaaacttaaccagaggcatgccaagtgggttgagtttctctaAGAGTACACTTTTATACTCAAAcacagacctggtgtcgagaatactgctacagatgcactgagccgggtgaacatgttcctcagtcgcaccaatgctaggagtcgggctagtgtgctactccaggcaatgagtgtagaggttgtagggttcgagcgagttaaggaccaataccccacctgtcctgattttagtgagccgttcacttcTTTGAGTGAAGGCAACCCGGTCAACCGCTCgaactacctacttagggagggattcctttttaaaggaagcaagttgtgcattcccaggacttcactctgagatttcctgatctgggaattgcatgctgaGGGAGTCGTTGGCCATTTTggtcgagataagaccatcaccctcgttgaggaccgattcttttggccagtactgaagagggatgttgctagagttgtgagtcagtgtaggacatgccagaccgccaaacaacaaaagcaaaacacgggtttgtacacCCCTACCCGTTCCCTATTCTCCATTCCCCTTGgtaggaccttagcatggattTCGTTCTTGGTTTACCAAGAACTTCAAGAgaccatgattctgtttatgtggttgtggaccgcttctcgaagatggcccatttcatcccatgctctaagacctccgatgcatccatagtagccagacttttctttaatgaggttgtcaagtgCCATGGGTTGCCGCTCACTATAGTgcccgatagggatgttaagttcaccagtcatttttggaggaccctatagcggatgatgggcacgaagcttcgtttctcctccgctttccacgctcagaccgatggccagactgaggttgtcaataggagcttagggaatttattgcgttgcctcataggagaacaccttaccagttggaatcgagtccttagccagactgagtttgcatataatagttctaagaaccgtaccactggtctaTCCCCCTTTAagatctgttcaggataccagccccGGGCATTCATAGACCTTATCCTAGTCGTGTCTAGTTCcaggacctcccagtcagccTAATCTTTTGCTcaacatatacatgatttgcatacaggtataagaagacagatagcagtgagcaatgagcaatacaaatcgaaTGCAGATGTGCACataaggctacaagagtttcaagagggcgatatgatgatggtaagaatcaagccacaacgttttgttaggggCAAAGCGAGTAAGCTACATGCTCAtagcacaggtccgttcaaggtactcaagaggataggtgccaatgcgtatgttcttgatctgccagctagcatggagagcagtaatattttcaatgttgaagacctagtcccataccatggtacctctacctttacccctttctatcctgatgaccttgaggacttccccttcaccattgatgagacttctgagccaaaccaaccacttccccccacctcattacttcctgtgcctaaggtcacgagaagaactgaagaagttgaggaaatccttgatgagaggattgtgtctTGACATACtgaaggttctagagagttcttggtcaagtggcgtggACGTCCGAAAATTGACCTGGATCACATTGTAAGAAATCCAACAATTCAACCCAGATCTGCTTGAATATTACATGAGCTCTAATTCAtcggaggtgaattcttccaagccggggagagttgatggagacatcaaggtgtacagatgcaagaagaagaaacaaccatctttgtggttggaagaatagaaagaagaagaagaaagaagaagaaaaaggaggaagaaaaggaggctcgatccagccttcccagcACTAGATCGAATCCCTCTCTTTCCAGATCTCAGCAAATCTCGTGGGccccattagttgttagtttagtagtttatttttagaatattcttttccttgttagtcttttaattaattaggaaattACTTTACTAGTTGttagtttttaggaagtctttatttacttttcaattggctttttttatttttagtaactaagttCATCATTTATGTAATGGCCTAGGCAACAATGGAATcaatgaaaaattattaaaagcAGCCTATGAGCAAACCTCCCCACCCTTTCTCACGATTCTCTCCCTCTCGTTAATCCCTCTCTTTTCCCACTCTCGGTTCCTCTCTTTCtcacctcctttctttttctcggtttctttccctctccctctttctctcggCTGTCTTAATATTGTagcctctctattttttttttctggtattaTTGTTGAAGACAGGTGCTCTTCCCCTCAAGCAGCCAAGGATTGATCAAAGTACCATTGTCTTCCTGCACTATTGTTAGGGATACTGCTGCCTCTTCTTCAAGCAATCGAAGACTAGCTGCTGCACTTTATTTTCTATACTATTGTCAATAAATGCTGTCCTCCCTTCAAGCAAACAAGAGCTGCAATAATTCCGGATGGTTTTCTTCTATAGCACTCAATCTGGACAGCAATCCTCAATCTCGGTAgaccttgatttcttcttctcttctctatttgGACAGTGGACAGGTAAGTCATTAAACTAAACTctccacctccattaatcccctGTTATATGTTTGTAGTCCATTATCATTGAAACCAGCCTTTGCCCTttcgtttatgcctattttagcTATTGTTTTAAGATGTTTCTTCACTATTATATCTTcaaaacccttgctgattttctaatttagttggctgctagaggacattgatagtttgcatatcttatttggtgtctAAATTGATTTGTGttgaacctaacattcgcatgacgtttgttcccttccctaTGTCCTCACTTGAAGCTTTAGTAAGTTATTATGTGTTTTTTCGTTTAGATTGATATTGCTCCTGGCTACATGTtgatttgtttttatttgttgcatgttgaatcttgttttATTGAGCATATCTAAATCCCAACGTAATCCCAAGACCCCCTTAAGTTTGTCTTACCTTAATTGAGTCACTCTTGTAGGGACCCTAGTTTTCTAGGAAATCCCCTACATCAGGCCTTATCAAGTCTTCTTGTAATTCACAAAAGTGATTCCTTTTCACAACTTGGGGGAATATGGGTATAGCTGTTTGGGgtttgaaaaaagaaaggggagtTGTTTTGACGATTAGGTGAAAAGGGGAGGTGCACAAAGGGAACAACAGTTGTTGACCAGTTGTTGGGAGTGAAGATGGGCTGAGATCTACTTTGAGGCTAAGCAACGTGGCATGCCGTGTACACACCCAAGTAAAACTGCCATATAAGAAATGAGGAATGAGGTAACCCCTTCCTCATCTTTTCTTTGTGTTCGCAAAGTTCTTCACCCCAGGTATCTTTTGTTCACCATTGTTATTTCTCGTGGTGTTACAGTCGACTTGGAGAGCTACGAGTCCAGTACTCCCTGTGGTGATTGAGCTTCTGGTAAGCTGAGATAAGAATGGGTCCAGGAGGAGGTGGCGGGGGTCCAGGAGGAGGTGGCGGTGGTTGGGGCGGAGGTCcaggaggaggtggaggtggcTGGGGCGGAGGTCCAGGGGGAGGACCAGGTGGTGGTTGGGGTGGAGGTCCAGGCGGCGGGTGGGGTGGTGGACCAGGACCAGGCGGTGGTTGGGGTGGAGGACCAGGACCAGGCGGTTGGGGTGGAGGACCTGGTCCTTGGGGTCCTGGTGGCTTCTTCGGTGGCTTTGGGAACTTCATATATTCTTGGTGAGTTAGAATGAATAGATTGTCTAGTTTGACTGGgtatttctattttgtttgtcGATAATTTGTTGTGTTTTATTTGGTTGATTTTGCAGCTTCGACTTCATGTGCTGTTGCTG
Protein-coding regions in this window:
- the LOC122057885 gene encoding glycine-rich protein 5-like; amino-acid sequence: MGPGGGGGGPGGGGGGWGGGPGGGGGGWGGGPGGGPGGGWGGGPGGGWGGGPGPGGGWGGGPGPGGWGGGPGPWGPGGFFGGFGNFIYSCFDFMCCCWLLRDCCGGGGPGPPGRPF